A stretch of Triticum aestivum cultivar Chinese Spring chromosome 1D, IWGSC CS RefSeq v2.1, whole genome shotgun sequence DNA encodes these proteins:
- the LOC123182950 gene encoding guanine nucleotide-binding protein subunit beta-like protein A produces MANMQESLALVGTMRGHNDVVTAIAAPIDNSPYIVSGSRDKSLLVWDLTNPVQSLGDGTVGTDYAVPFRRLTGHGHFVQDVVISSDGQFALSGSWDGELRLWDLSTGLTTRRFVGHAKDVISVAFSVDNRQIVSASRDNTIKLWNTLGECKYTIGGDMGGGEGHTGWVSCVRFSPNIQQPTIVSGSWDKTVKVWNLTNCKLRSTLAGHGGYVNAVAVSPDGSLCASGGKDGVTLLWDLSEGKRLYQLEAGSIIHALCFSPNRYWLCAATEESVKIWDLESKHVVQDLKPEVQVSKNQMLYCTSLSWSADGSTLYTGYTDGTIRVFKIQAGFAGYA; encoded by the exons ATGGCGAACATGCAGGAGTCGCTCGCCCTGGTGGGCACGATGCGCGGCCACAACGACGTGGTGACGGCGATCGCCGCGCCGATCGACAACTCGCCCTACATCGTGTCCGGCTCCCGCGACAAGTCGCTGCTGGTCTGGGACCTCACCAACCCGGTCCAGTCCCTCGGCGACGGCACCGTCGGCACCGACTACGCCGTGCCCTTCCGCCGCCTCACCGGCCACGGCCACTTCGTCCAGGACGTGGTCATCAGCTCCGACGGCCAGTTCGCGCTCTCGGGCTCCTGGGACGGCGAGCTCCGTCTCTGGGACCTCTCCACCGGCCTCACCACCCGCCGCTTCGTCGGCCACGCCAAGGACGTCATCTCGGTCGCCTTCTCCGTCGACAACCGCCAGATCGTCTCCGCCTCCCGCGACAACACCATCAAGCTCTGGAACACCCTCGGCGAGTGCAAGTACACCATCGGCGGCGAcatgggcggcggcgagggccaCACCGGCTGGGTCTCGTGCGTCAGGTTCTCCCCCAACATCCAGCAGCCCACCATCGTCTCCGGCTCCTGGGACAAGACCGTCAAGGTCTGGAACCTCACCAACTGCAAGCTCCGCTCCACCCTCGCCGGCCACGGTGGCTATGTCAATGCCGTCGCCGTCAGCCCCGATGGCTCGCTCTGCGCCTCCGGCGGCAAGGACGGCGTCACGCTGCTCTGGGATCTGTCCGAGGGGAAGAGGCTGTACCAGCTGGAAGCCGGCTCCATCATCCATGCGCTCTGCTTCTCGCCCAACCGCTACTGGCTCTGCGCTGCGACAGAGGAGTCTGTCAAGATCTGGGACCTCGAGTCCAAGCATGTCGTGCAGGACCTCAAGCCAGAAGTCCAGGTCTCCAAGAACCAG ATGCTGTACTGCACAAGCTTGAGCTGGAGCGCGGACGGAAGCACCCTCTACACCGGATACACCGACGGAACCATCAGGGTCTTCAAGATCCAAGCCGGGTTCGCCGGGTACGCGTAG